One stretch of Acidimicrobiales bacterium DNA includes these proteins:
- a CDS encoding DUF3048 domain-containing protein, translated as MRRRSVSSVLLASSLVVAACGGDDDDGDLAAATTTAAPGTTVAAPAGDVAPLTGLPQADAGRRARIALVVKLDNAPKGRPQSGINQADVVVVEKVEDGITRLFTIFQTNDADPVGPVRSARSTDVALVTPLNRPLFAYAGTNAAFQALVNAAPLVDVGFNKASGDYRRQSGRPAPYNLFSNTSALVKRAPEGSKAPPALFTYRAAGQAAGGDAAGSVHVEYRGKNVTTRVDYAWDAAAGGWKRSQDGTPHVDSAGAQVTPENLVVQFVTYRDTGQRDASGAVVDEAELVGQGEAWVFSDGKVVKGRWSKPTAEAVTAYTDAAGAPVGLTPGTTWVELTPVGAGQVT; from the coding sequence ATGCGACGCCGATCCGTCTCCTCCGTCCTCCTCGCGTCCTCGTTGGTCGTCGCCGCCTGCGGCGGCGACGACGACGACGGGGATCTCGCCGCCGCCACGACGACCGCCGCCCCGGGCACGACGGTCGCCGCCCCGGCCGGCGACGTGGCGCCCCTCACCGGCCTGCCCCAGGCCGACGCCGGACGCCGGGCTCGCATCGCCCTGGTCGTCAAGCTCGACAACGCGCCGAAGGGCCGGCCCCAGTCGGGCATAAACCAGGCCGACGTGGTCGTCGTCGAGAAGGTCGAGGACGGCATCACCCGGTTGTTCACGATCTTCCAGACCAACGACGCCGACCCCGTCGGCCCGGTGCGCTCGGCCCGCTCCACCGACGTGGCCCTGGTCACGCCGCTCAACCGCCCCCTGTTCGCCTACGCCGGCACCAACGCCGCCTTCCAGGCGCTGGTGAACGCCGCCCCCCTGGTGGACGTCGGCTTCAACAAGGCCTCGGGCGACTACCGGCGCCAGAGCGGGCGCCCCGCCCCCTACAACCTGTTCTCGAACACCTCGGCGCTGGTGAAGCGGGCGCCCGAGGGCTCGAAGGCCCCGCCCGCCCTGTTCACCTACCGGGCGGCCGGGCAGGCGGCGGGCGGCGACGCCGCCGGCAGCGTGCACGTCGAGTACCGCGGGAAGAACGTCACCACCCGGGTCGACTACGCCTGGGACGCGGCGGCTGGCGGGTGGAAGCGGTCACAGGACGGCACACCCCACGTCGACTCGGCGGGCGCCCAGGTGACGCCCGAGAACCTGGTCGTGCAGTTCGTCACCTACCGCGACACCGGGCAGCGGGACGCGTCCGGCGCCGTGGTCGACGAGGCCGAGCTGGTCGGTCAGGGGGAGGCCTGGGTGTTCAGCGACGGCAAGGTGGTCAAGGGCCGGTGGTCCAAGCCGACGGCGGAGGCCGTCACCGCCTACACCGACGCCGCCGGCGCACCCGTGGGTCTCACGCCGGGGACGACGTGGGTCGAGCTGACGCCGGTCGGGGCCGGCCAGGTGACCTGA